In Bradyrhizobium lablabi, one DNA window encodes the following:
- a CDS encoding DUF1833 family protein has protein sequence MPVQNEALLEAYASCPPSARVYFTLEIWQASFASPARVVANVGDDMYFGIEATAPRNPGQTVLFIACPFSAEYPEQREGQPPSTKIKIDNVNRELVPQIRAALGVRQYIDILYREYLGSDLTQPAYGPIEFQLANVQMVGVSLTGTAVVKNLQHKRFPRLTKNYDYIQFPSLLP, from the coding sequence TTGAAGCCTATGCCTCATGCCCGCCGAGCGCGCGCGTTTATTTTACTCTGGAAATCTGGCAAGCCAGTTTCGCATCGCCGGCCCGCGTCGTCGCGAATGTCGGCGATGATATGTATTTCGGAATTGAAGCGACCGCGCCGCGAAATCCAGGGCAGACAGTGCTTTTCATCGCGTGTCCATTCTCGGCGGAATACCCCGAGCAACGCGAAGGCCAGCCGCCATCGACCAAGATCAAGATCGATAACGTCAATCGCGAGCTCGTGCCGCAGATACGCGCTGCGCTCGGCGTCCGGCAATACATCGATATTTTGTATAGGGAATATTTGGGAAGCGATCTAACGCAGCCGGCTTATGGCCCGATCGAATTTCAATTAGCGAATGTGCAGATGGTGGGCGTCTCGCTGACGGGAACGGCGGTCGTGAAGAATCTGCAGCACAAACGTTTCCCGCGGCTGACCAAGAATTACGATTACATTCAGTTTCCGAGTCTGTTGCCGTGA